A single region of the Oncorhynchus keta strain PuntledgeMale-10-30-2019 chromosome 4, Oket_V2, whole genome shotgun sequence genome encodes:
- the LOC118381668 gene encoding serine protease inhibitor Kazal-type 1-like: protein MWNFTRLTLCLLSVAVLARGASLPDGTTEADCSQYNLPMCPRNFEPVCGSDGTNYSNECMLCFQNMERKSNILIRSKGEC from the exons ATGTGGAATTTTACACGGCTGACGCTTTGTCTTCTCAGTGTTGCCG TTTTGGCACGAGGAGCGAGTCTCCCAGACGGAACCACAGAG GCTGACTGTTCCCAGTACAACTTGCCCATGTGCCCCCGCAACTTCGAGCCAGTTTGTGGAAGCGACGGCACGAACTACTCTAATGAATGCATGCTGTGCTTTCAGAACAT ggAGCGGAAGAGTAACATTCTCATCCGGAGTAAAGGAGAGTGCTGA